From the genome of Sediminibacter sp. Hel_I_10:
TCAGGTAACGGATTCAAAATGAGCTCAAATTCCTTGATGATGTAACATCCTGTCGTCTGATTTTCTAATCTCGCATATAGCATGAGATTTAAACTGGTATAATAATATATGGTATCAAGAGCACCTGTTTCGCTCTGTGCATCGGCCTCTGAAAAATAATACGAAAAGTTAGTGTTGTTGGTAGTGTCTGTTAGAGAACTATTAATATCGCTCAAATCAATAAATCCTTCTTCAATATCGCAACCATTGTAAACTTGTAAATTGGTTAGAGCAGGAGGGGTATCCACTACGAGGTTTATAGGCAAAATCACATTGCAGTTAGATAGGATGTCATTGACTTTTATAAACACAGTTTGTGGGTTGGATGTGTTCGTAAAATTAGTTGTGTTGGCTATGATGTCTGAATCATTTTCAGCACCGGTAAAAGAATAATGATATGTAACTTCAATATCTTCAATTCTTACATCTGTAATTTCAACTTCGGCATCTGTAATATTGAAAACAGCTGTCTCATCATAATTGTCATCACAGATTACAAGGTCTGAGAAAGGACTTACATCTGGAGCAGGAATCACATTGATTACAAAATCTACTATAGAAAAACAGTTGGTTCCATCATCAATCTTAGCAAACACTTGTTGCGGATTATTGGTATTGGTATAACTGCCTGAAACCTCATTAATACTTGTTAAAGCATCACTGTATTTTGTGTAAAAAGAAATATTCAAATTTTCAGAAATACCCGCTATAATTTCTTGGTATTTATCGTTAAGATCAATAGTTACCTCCCCATCATTACTAATATCATCACATAAAAATATATCTGTAGGTTGGTTGAAGTCTGGTAAAAAGCCAATAGCCAAATCAAATTCTGAAATTCCAAAACAAGACGGATCATTTAAGCTTTCAACACGAACGTAAATTGTTTGCGGAACGGAAATATTGGTATAGCCACTAAACTTATCGATGATATTGACACGATCTATGGCATCTTGCTCTGATTCGAAATACAGAACATCCTTATTGTCTTGACCGTTTAAAATATCTTCATCTTTAAGATAAAAGAAGAACTCAGAGACGACGGTGCCATCTTCTTCACAATTTTCAAAATCTGAAATATCCTCAAAAACAGGAACCGTATTGATATATACCGGAAGCTCTACTATAGAAAAACATCCTGTAGTTTGATTTTCTACCCGCACATAAATAATTTGGGTGTTAGAATTATATGAACTAGGAAGGGGTATCGCAAGTTCGTCATTAACCGCTTGGTCGTTGGTTTCATGAAAACTGATCTCGAGGTTAGTGGTGGAACTTACTATTTCTGAAATTTTAGCGTTAAGGTTAATAAAAGCAAACCCATCTTGATCACTGTCACATATAATAATATCTGTAGGAACGCTAGTAATAGTAGCAGGGTAAACGTTAATTGTAATAGGAGCAACATCAAAGCATGAGGTTTGAGTATTTGTAACTCTTACATAAAACTGTTGCGGGTTAATGGTATTTGTAAAATTATTGTTTAAGCGATTCTCGTCATTTAAGGCGTCATCTTCGTTTCTATAATATACTACGAAAGGATTAGAAATACCTTGACTCACATAACTATTAAAAGAATTGAGAAATATCGTTGTAAAGCCATCGGTGTCATCATCACAGTAATCGACGGTGCCCAAAGGTTGAATTTCTATTGTAGGATTAATTACCAAATATGTTGAAACAAAAGTGGTGCAAGACCCAATTTGCGCCGTAATAAAAATCTCTTTTGGGCTAGAACTCACTTCAAACGGAACCGATATATCCAAAGGGTTTGAGCCATTGGTTTGATCTGTTTCATTGTCATAATAAGTTAAAGTAAAATCATCAAAACCATTCAAAACTTGCTCTTCAACTTCGACCAGATCAAATTCAGCAATTCCGTCTCCAGAGGCGTCATCGCAAACAAAGTTATCACTCAAATCTAAACCCGTTTCGGCTAAGTTGGTATGAAGTTCAATTGGAGCAATTGCCGGACAGCCAGCATTTGGATCAACCACCCTAATATAAACGGTTTGAAAATTGGCTACAGTATTTTGATAAGTAGAAATACTTGTAATGGGATTAGCACCAGTTTGAGCAGCAGCCATAGTTTGATGAAAACTGACATCAACACCTGTTACACCCTGCAATACGTCATTAACTATGGTGTTTAATGCAAAAACCGCAAATCCATTACCGCTAGTGTCACATGCATTGATATAATGTGTTGTATTCACATCAATATTTGGTATTTCTAAAACCGTAATATCAAAAGATGTTATATTAGAACATCCTGTTTCTGGGTCACGAACATTAATATATAATGTTTCGTTTGGAAGCGTATTGGTATATGGTTGATTCACTTGATTTGTTGCATTGATCGCTTGATTCAAGGTTCTGTGATAGCTTACTAAGAGTGCATCATTACCATTGGTCACTTCTAGAGTTGTGTTTTGCAGATTGATGGAGGTGCTACCATCTGACGCGCCAGTATCACAAAGCGTAATATCTGAAACAGTACCTATGGCAGGCAAAGGCTTCACAATGAGATCAAAATTTGAAAAAGACACACAGCCATTGTCAATATCCTCAATTCTTACAAAAACGTTTTGAGGATTTGAGGTGTTGTCATAGAGAGTAGGGAGCGCTCCAGTATTATTTTCAGCACCGTTTAGAGTAGTATGGTAGGAGATATTATAATTAGAACCTGGAGGCACGATAGCAAGCACATCGGTATCTTTTTCTGAAAAGTCAAATGTCGTACTGAAGTCTTCAGTTTGGTCATCACAGAGTTCATAATTAGGGATGGGCTCTGCCGTTTGGGCACTAGACAATACAACCTCTATAAAATCCGAAATCACACAAGTACTGCCATCAAATTGTATGCTGATTTCAACTCTGTAGGTTCCCGAAGTATCTACATTTAATGTTGGAGCATTTTCACCAGCAATAAGATTGTCATTAATGAACCAAGAGTAGGCTGCAACTGCATTACCTATGTCTGCATTTAATACTGCCGAATCTGCACAAGTCGAAATATCTTCACCTAAATCTACAGAAGCTTCTGTTGTGTCACTTTGTATAAAAACTGCGGAATCATAAAAACGATCTTCATTATCTGCAATTATAAATTTAATGGTGTAATTAACGTTTGGCTGAATTGAAGCAACAGCAGAAAGCACCGTGGTACGCCCATTAAAATTAGTATCACCAAGACCATAACCCTCAAAATACTCGGGATAAGAGGCATCACAATAGCCGAAAATCTCATCGTGAATATTAGTGGTGTTTACGGGTAAAGAAGTTCCTGGAACTGTAGCAATATTAACAAAAGGATCGGTTGTTCCAGCCTCTTTGATTAAGATAGCGAAGGTATCAGAATAGTTACAAGGATTGACTCCAAAATATTCTTCTGAAGCTAAGATGTAATTAAAGGTAACTTCATTACTAATCGAGGCAAAGTCAAACTGAATGGATGTTGCATTTAAAGTTTCAGAAACACCGAAAATATTTTCTAGATCTGGATCTGTCAACCAATTATCTTCACCTTCGTCTAAGGGTAACGGGATTTCTGTATTTCCTGCAGAAATCACGTTTCCTGTAGATAAAACGATGCCTTCATCAAACGGAAATTCAGAACTTCCTCTTTGAAATAAGCCATAACTGTTTATGTTATTGACGCTACCATTAATTACAGAGGACACATTTGATACATCTACACAGCCTTGCCCTAGTGTATTGTTCACCAAATTACTCAAAGGCAAATTGGTTGACGTACTTATCTTCTGTGCGTAAATCACTGAGCTAAGCGTCACTAAAATTGACAGTAGCAATAAATCTTTATATCTAATATTTGATAGAACGATGGCGAAATGGGATTATGTATTTTTAAGTTTCATCAACCTTTGATAATCTTGCAAAAATAAATAAAAAAGGGTTATGATCACGTTTCTCAAGCAAAACTCATACAATAGTCTGTTAAAATTCAGAATTTTAGCCACCATTAGCGTCTAATGGTGAAGTGACCTTGAGCCTCAAATTCTATAGTTCCTTTTTTCACCTGAGCAACCCACCAATAATCTGATGATGGCATATCTTGACCATTATAGGTACCATCCCAACCTTCAGAAGAAGAAGACAATTGCTTTAATAATTTGCCATAGCGATCGTAGATGTAAACGATAGTACCAGGCAGGGTCTCAACTCCCGTAATATGCCAAGTATCGAAATATTGATCACCATTAGGGGTCATAAACTTGGGAGCATCAATCACCAAGATCTCTTTGGTAATTTCAGAACAACCGTTAAGATCAATCACGGTTAATGTGTGATATCCTAGTGGGACACTTTCGAAGAAGTTAGATTCTTGTGGCTCATCATCATCTATTTGATATAAATAATTACCAATACCACTCACCGTAACGGTAACATTGTTTGGATCTGAGAAATCAATAACTTCTGTAAATTCAATATTTGCAGCCTCAGACTCTGACACTGAAAATACTCTAATAGTCTCACAACCAAAAGCAGTAGTCACTTTTACAGAGTAGGTGCCCACTTCTGTAATTTCAATTTCTGGAGTGGTCTCATTGGTTGACCATAAATAGGTATCACCTGTAAAGTTAGTATTTGCACTCACCACCAATGGTAGATTATCTAAACAAATTACCTGATCTTGAATGTCTACAATGGCTTTAGGATGCACAAAAATAGTGAACTGGGTAATGTCATAACAGCCCGTAATATCGTTCTCAACTCTAGCGTAGATCACATCATTGTCCATTGCCTCGTAAGTTGGGTTTACTCTATTCACATCATCTTGAGCAAATACCAAATCATTATAATACGTTACCGTAAAATCATTAGGATCTTGAGTTCCCAATATTTGGGCCTCTTGCTGGGTCAAATCAAAGACAAGGAAACCATCAAAATCATCATCACAAGTTTCTAAGTCAGTAGGTTGATTTGCTATCGGTAATGGATTCACTTTCAAATTAAAGTCATGGATTATAAAACAACCCGTTGTTGAAAACTGAACTCTTGCCACCAATACATCATTTGATGTTTGATAATTATAGTTGTTATCTAATGCATTAGACTGATCTCGAGCGTCTTCTTCCGAAGCATAATAAGTTACAACTACATTCTCTGTTTGTATCAACAAAGCATCATTAATGGCTGTAAGATCTGTAATGGCATCTGCATTATCACAAATTTGAAAATTATTGATAAAATTAATAGCAGGAGGAAGGTTCACGTTTAACTCTAGAGGAACCGTAACAAAACAATTTGATATGGTATTAGCCACTCTTACAAAAACCGTCTGTGGATTAGATAAATTGGTGTAGTTTGAAGTATTTGTAATTTCATCTTCCTCTAAAACAGCATCTGCCTCAGACTCGTAGTAAGCAATATCAATATTGTCTTGTCTTACATCTAAAATATCAAATTCTGATAGTGTTAAATCAAATTGAGCAATACCATCATAATCGACATCACATTGATCAAGACCTTCTGGTATGTTGACATCTGGAGCAGCAATAACACTCAATACAAATGAGGTATAAGACTCACAGATAGATCCGTTATTGATTCTAGCATAAATTTGCTGAGGATTCACAGTGTTTTCAAAAGTCATAGGTATGGCATCCACATTGTTGATGGCATCGAGTTCTGAAGTATGAAAGGTCACGTCTTCAATGTCTGAAATACCATTCGTGATTTCGCCCATTTGAATGCTCAGATCAAAAACCACGCTTCCATCATTTGAAATATCGTCACAAACAAATATGTCTGTAGCTTCATTGAATTCGGGATTAGTTCCTACTCTTATAGTAAAAGAGGCTGTAGTGTAACAGGTTGCATCGGTAATGTTTTCTACACGTACATAAATGGTTTGTGGATTAGACAGGTTTTCATAAACTTGAGTTTTGTCTATAGCATCAACATCGTTCTCTGCGTTTTGTGCATTTTCGTAATAAAATACTTGTTTACCACTTTGCCCTCCTAAGATATCAGCATCTTGGGATTGGAAAATAAATTCTCCAAATCCGTCATCGCCTTCCTCACAAAATTTATAGACGCTAATTGGGTTTATTACAGGTAAGGTGTTCACAATAATATCTAAATTCTCTAAACTGTAACAACCAGTGTTGGTATTTTCAACACGTATGGTGATCACTTGCGTCATGGCGCTAAAGAAAGAAGGATTTGAAATGGCGTTGGTTCCAGCTTCACCATCAGAAACACTCGTGTGAAATGTGACGTTTCTATTGGTGGTATCACTAATAACTTCTGAAATTTTAGCATTTAAGTTTACAACAGCAATCCCATCTTGATCTTGATCACAAATGATAATACCTTCTGGAGCTTCGGAAATTGGAGCTTCTAATACCGTAATTTCAAAAGATTGAACTGAAGCACACCCAGTTTCGTTTAATCTAGCTCTATAATAAAACACCTGTGGATTTGTGGTATTGGTGTAATTAGAAGGAACAGCTCCCGAATTATTATTGGCATCGTCTTCATCAGTGAAGTATTTTACATTAAATCCAGGCTCACCGTTAGTGATCGCGCTATTAAATTGGTTTAAATTCAATGCTGTAAAACCATCTTGATCTTCATCACAAACAATTTGAGAGCCAATCGATTCCACTTCAATAACGGGATAGATAATCAGTTCGATTTCGGCAATTTCAGTACAGATTGGACTTGTTAAAGTAATGTAAAGCGTTTGTGGATTAGAACTTGGAACAAATTCTACATTTTGACTTAGCGCTCCAACACCGTTACTTTGATTTTCTAAAGACGTATAAAAGTCAATGGTAACATCTTCTAAATTGTTAATGATATCTAAGGCGATATTTGCAAGGTCAAAACCTTCAATACCGTCATTCCCTTCATCACACAAAGAAAATTCTTTAATATCTGTACCAGTTAATAACAGATTGGTGTGAATTTCAATTGAGGTCACAGAAGCACATCCCGTTTCATTATCTACCACGCGAATATATACTTCACCTTCCTCAGCTTGCGGATTAGTGTAAGCTGTTTCATCTAAAATAGGATTAATGCCTTCGTTAGCATCTAAAGCCGTTTCATGAAATGTAACGGTTACTCCAGTCAAGCCGTCTAAAACATCTGCTGTAATTTGGGTTAAATCAAATTCAGCAAAACCATTATGATCTTGATCACAAGCATCGATGATATGCGGACCAATATTGATTACAGGTTTGTTAAGTACATCTATAGTAAGAGTGGTGGTTGAAGAGCAACCTGTAACCACATCAGTTACTCGAACATATACCTGCTCATTGCCATTACTATTCACATAGGGTAATGGTATTGCGTTCTGGCCATTTTCAGCATCATCAAGATCTAAATAATAGGTAACGCCTAAATCTGGATTTCCGTTGGTGATTTCCTCATCTTTTTCTGAAAGATCAATAATGGTCGCTCCATCGTCTGCAATATCTGCGCAAGCAATTAAAATAGTTGGAGGCGTTACCTCAGGAAGTTCGTTTACAATTAAATTGAATTCAGTATAGGCTAAACAACCGTTAATTTCGTCTTCAATTCTCACAAAAATAGTTTGAGGATTTGACGTGTTCTGAATAGGTGCCGTAATTGCACCAGAATTATTTTGAGCGCTAGTGGCACTATAGTGATAAGAAATTAGATAACTTGAATCTGGCACAGCATCTAAGGCCTCATTGGTTTTTACGGTAAGATCAAAAGTTTCGGTGCCATCAGCATTAGCATCACATAATTGATAATCGGTTATGGCATCTGCAGATTGGGTAGCACTTAAGGTAACTTCTACGCTATCTTCTATGGTACAATTAGAGCCCGCTAAAGGAATTGAAATTTCTAATTTATAAATTCCAGATTGATTTACAGTTAATTGTGGTGTATGTGCTCCAGGGATAAGCTCATCATTCATATACCAAGAATAAACGGCTTGCGGGTTGGCGATGTCGCCTTCTAAAGAGACTTCACTGGCACAGGTTTGTATGTCTGAGCCCAAATTAACTTCAGAGTTAAAGCTATTGCCCTCTATAAATACTGCTGAATCGTAATTTTGATCGGTTTGATCAGCAATCACTAGTTTGATACTATATTGTACATACGGCGTAATGTCTGCCGTTGCTGTCAAAACTTTCGTACGTCCGTTATAGTTGGTGTCTCCTACATTAAACCCTTGAAAATAGTTGGCATTTGAAGCATCACAATACCCTACGATTTCATCGTGAATGGTCTTGGTATTGACCGGTGTGGTCGTATCAGGAATAATAGCAATATTTTGATAAGGATCAGAAGTTCCAGCTTCTTTAATCAAAAAAGCAAAACCGTCAGAATATTGACAAGGAAAATTTCCAAAGTATTCTTCGGAAGCTAAAATATAATTGAACTGCAGTTGGTTGGTTATAGAAATGAAGTCAAATTCAATTGACGTTGCATTTAACGTATTGCTAATGCCTAGAGCCTCTTCGAGGTCGGCATCTGATAGCCAATCGGTGTTCCCTTCGTTGAGAATGTTATTGTTCTGTGAATTTCCGCCAGACATGGGGTTACCTGTAGACAACATGATGCCGTTTTCAAAAGGAAAGTTAGAATTTCCATTTTCAAAATAGGCGAAACTGTTAAATCCGTTAACCGAGCCATTAACTTGTGACGCGATGTTTGAAATTTCAACACAGCCTACAACCAGATTGTTTTCGACAAGCTGATCTACGGTATAAGCGTTGTTAATGTTGATTTGTTGCGCATTGATGGTGTAACCAAAAAGGAACGTGAGGGCAATGAGGGTTTTGTAGAAATGTTTCATCTTTAAGCGGTTAAGTTTATGGTATAAGAAGGGCGTTAGTTTGGGACTTAAAAACCTTCTGTTCTAATAGTGGGACCAAAGTAATCGATAATTAGACGAAATACAAATAAATACGTTGAAATACATGAATATTTAACGTTTAGACGAAAAATTGTATGGTTTGTACTAAAATAATTATTAGAATGAAGCTCGTGATTGATGCTTCAAGTCAAGTCTGACTTACAATTTTCATGCTTTGTTTAGAAAAGCACAAAAAAAACCAACGTTTATTAGTACGTTGGTTTTCAGTTCAATTCTAAGATGCTAAAATTAAAATTTAGCACCTAATATTTAAGATTTTCTAGATCGTCATTAACGGTATTTGACGTTTTAACGATTTTTTTAAGAGCTTTCATGATATGTTGATTTTGATTGATGAATACGATTACAAACGTGTTCTATAACGACGTTTACTGTTCCATGTACTTGTTTTTGTTTGCTCTAATGTTGCTGAAAGTTGATTGTTGTTTAATGTTCTCATAATGTTATTGTTTTAAGATTGATGTTTGATGTTCTACAATTAAAAGACGATTGTTTTCTACAAATGTTACAGAGCGTTAGTTTACTGTTTAGCGTAAGACCATCTAATTTTGATTTTGAAATAAAAAGTATAGGTCAACCCCGATCCTTGTTTTTTTTCTAAATAAAACGCTGTTTTAATCTCTCTATTCTTTTTTGAAAGACCGAAATGAGATAACTTTGTATCATTATGATATACCCTAAAATACCATTGGCCCAAACGGTTGTGCAAATGTGCCGGCAAAAAGCAGTAAAGCATATTGTTATTAGCCCTGGAAGTCGCAACGCACCGCTTAATATAGGCTTTACCAACGATGAATTTTTTACATGCTACAGTATTGTAGATGAGAGATGTGCCGCATTTTTTGCCTTAGGAATTGCTCAGCAACTTAGAGAACCAGTGGCTCTGGTATGTACTTCTGGCAGTGCCTTACTCAACTATTATCCCGCCATTTCAGAAGCATTTTATAGCAATATTCCCTTAATAGTGCTTTCGGCAGACCGGCCTAAGCATTTAATAGGTATTGGGGACGGACAAACCATCAATCAAAAAAATGTGTTTGAAAATCATAGTTTATATTCAACAGACTTAAAGTTGGATTTGAAGGATGAGCACCGATTATCTGAAAAAGAAGATCTCCCCATCTTTAAAAGTCTGGAAGGGAAGCTTGAACGTTTTCTTGGTCTTCAGCAAAACATTCAAGATGACAACGAAGAAGAAATCAATACCGCATTTGAACTGGCAAAACTAAAGCAAGGCCCCGTGCATATCAACATTCCGTTTGACGAACCTCTTTATGAGACCGTTGAGAAAATGTCTGTAAAGCCAAGAATAGAAAAGCTCGATTTCAAAAAACAAAAAATTGATGATGTAGAGGTAAAAGATTGTATAGATGAGTGGTATGGTGCTTCAAAAAAAATGATCTTGGTAGGCGTACTGCCTCCTAATCAAATAGAACAACGCTGGCTAGAAGAGTTAGCTAACGATGATAGCTTAGTTGTTTTTACCGAAACCACTAGCAATTTACACCATCCCAATTTTTTTACGAGTATTGATAAAATGATAGCCTCCCTGCAAGAGGAGGAGTTTCAACAATTACAACCCGATATTTTATTGACTTTCGGCGGAATGATTGTTTCAAAAAAAATCAAAAAATTTCTCAGATCTCATCAGCCCAAACACCATTGGCACGTAGATCCAAAGTCGGCTAATG
Proteins encoded in this window:
- a CDS encoding T9SS type B sorting domain-containing protein, with protein sequence MSNLVNNTLGQGCVDVSNVSSVINGSVNNINSYGLFQRGSSEFPFDEGIVLSTGNVISAGNTEIPLPLDEGEDNWLTDPDLENIFGVSETLNATSIQFDFASISNEVTFNYILASEEYFGVNPCNYSDTFAILIKEAGTTDPFVNIATVPGTSLPVNTTNIHDEIFGYCDASYPEYFEGYGLGDTNFNGRTTVLSAVASIQPNVNYTIKFIIADNEDRFYDSAVFIQSDTTEASVDLGEDISTCADSAVLNADIGNAVAAYSWFINDNLIAGENAPTLNVDTSGTYRVEISIQFDGSTCVISDFIEVVLSSAQTAEPIPNYELCDDQTEDFSTTFDFSEKDTDVLAIVPPGSNYNISYHTTLNGAENNTGALPTLYDNTSNPQNVFVRIEDIDNGCVSFSNFDLIVKPLPAIGTVSDITLCDTGASDGSTSINLQNTTLEVTNGNDALLVSYHRTLNQAINATNQVNQPYTNTLPNETLYINVRDPETGCSNITSFDITVLEIPNIDVNTTHYINACDTSGNGFAVFALNTIVNDVLQGVTGVDVSFHQTMAAAQTGANPITSISTYQNTVANFQTVYIRVVDPNAGCPAIAPIELHTNLAETGLDLSDNFVCDDASGDGIAEFDLVEVEEQVLNGFDDFTLTYYDNETDQTNGSNPLDISVPFEVSSSPKEIFITAQIGSCTTFVSTYLVINPTIEIQPLGTVDYCDDDTDGFTTIFLNSFNSYVSQGISNPFVVYYRNEDDALNDENRLNNNFTNTINPQQFYVRVTNTQTSCFDVAPITINVYPATITSVPTDIIICDSDQDGFAFINLNAKISEIVSSTTNLEISFHETNDQAVNDELAIPLPSSYNSNTQIIYVRVENQTTGCFSIVELPVYINTVPVFEDISDFENCEEDGTVVSEFFFYLKDEDILNGQDNKDVLYFESEQDAIDRVNIIDKFSGYTNISVPQTIYVRVESLNDPSCFGISEFDLAIGFLPDFNQPTDIFLCDDISNDGEVTIDLNDKYQEIIAGISENLNISFYTKYSDALTSINEVSGSYTNTNNPQQVFAKIDDGTNCFSIVDFVINVIPAPDVSPFSDLVICDDNYDETAVFNITDAEVEITDVRIEDIEVTYHYSFTGAENDSDIIANTTNFTNTSNPQTVFIKVNDILSNCNVILPINLVVDTPPALTNLQVYNGCDIEEGFIDLSDINSSLTDTTNNTNFSYYFSEADAQSETGALDTIYYYTSLNLMLYARLENQTTGCYIIKEFELILNPLPDVVMPDSLRACDDPSNDDITLFDLSNQSNIILGTQNPNNFTVTYYETEINAENGTNVLDPNYNGQHLQTIYAIIENNTTGCFNTTQFDLLINDHPETPSVIMICDTDYDGLTTLDITQVESQLYPVSNPNDIITYFESLEDLNADTNQIQTPTNYSNNVNPQPIFVKVFNIEYNCFTYVNFFVDVNLPPAINLLDTYDICENLEQNTLLSGFNPILLQQNTNVLINYFASEADAMSQVDALDDVYFYQSNFDQLYVRVEFSTTNCFYIHPFNLKVNPLPIANEPPKMEICDDNFDGLYNFDFTQQDTFVLNGQNPSDYFISYYGSLESADEGTNALPETYEASSFEIVYVRIENIETNCFSVTQFMTVVRPKPYVDIPEQVICLNDLPLLVSAETNNPDHTYLWSTNQTTAEIEIDQTGTYSVTVTSSFGCTTTSVFEVSESESASIDFTETIDFSDPNNVTVTISGIGNYLYQINNLAPQTSNVLENVPLGNNTITVIDQNGCASVSKDIVIIDTPKFMTPNGDSRFDTWHITGVERLPGTIVYIFDRYGKLLKTLSSSSAGWNGTYNGKLMPAADYWYVAVVKDGSDEFEVRGHFALRY
- the menD gene encoding 2-succinyl-5-enolpyruvyl-6-hydroxy-3-cyclohexene-1-carboxylate synthase gives rise to the protein MIYPKIPLAQTVVQMCRQKAVKHIVISPGSRNAPLNIGFTNDEFFTCYSIVDERCAAFFALGIAQQLREPVALVCTSGSALLNYYPAISEAFYSNIPLIVLSADRPKHLIGIGDGQTINQKNVFENHSLYSTDLKLDLKDEHRLSEKEDLPIFKSLEGKLERFLGLQQNIQDDNEEEINTAFELAKLKQGPVHINIPFDEPLYETVEKMSVKPRIEKLDFKKQKIDDVEVKDCIDEWYGASKKMILVGVLPPNQIEQRWLEELANDDSLVVFTETTSNLHHPNFFTSIDKMIASLQEEEFQQLQPDILLTFGGMIVSKKIKKFLRSHQPKHHWHVDPKSANDTYFCLTKHIEATPNAFLSEFLPKITHTLKSNYLPTWTAVKKHRNRKHLEYIRQIPFSDFKVFSFILKSLPNKSQLQLGNSSTVRYAQLFNLNPTLEVFCNRGTSGIDGCTSTAIGAAVASSKQTTLITGDLSFFYDSNALWNNYIPKNFRIILINNEGGGIFRILPGDKNTPNFEYFFETTHKLTAKQLCEMFKFEYLAATNEVQLEQSLSKFYNKSKRPRLLEVFTPRTKNDDILLDYFDFIA
- a CDS encoding T9SS type B sorting domain-containing protein; protein product: MKHFYKTLIALTFLFGYTINAQQININNAYTVDQLVENNLVVGCVEISNIASQVNGSVNGFNSFAYFENGNSNFPFENGIMLSTGNPMSGGNSQNNNILNEGNTDWLSDADLEEALGISNTLNATSIEFDFISITNQLQFNYILASEEYFGNFPCQYSDGFAFLIKEAGTSDPYQNIAIIPDTTTPVNTKTIHDEIVGYCDASNANYFQGFNVGDTNYNGRTKVLTATADITPYVQYSIKLVIADQTDQNYDSAVFIEGNSFNSEVNLGSDIQTCASEVSLEGDIANPQAVYSWYMNDELIPGAHTPQLTVNQSGIYKLEISIPLAGSNCTIEDSVEVTLSATQSADAITDYQLCDANADGTETFDLTVKTNEALDAVPDSSYLISYHYSATSAQNNSGAITAPIQNTSNPQTIFVRIEDEINGCLAYTEFNLIVNELPEVTPPTILIACADIADDGATIIDLSEKDEEITNGNPDLGVTYYLDLDDAENGQNAIPLPYVNSNGNEQVYVRVTDVVTGCSSTTTLTIDVLNKPVINIGPHIIDACDQDHNGFAEFDLTQITADVLDGLTGVTVTFHETALDANEGINPILDETAYTNPQAEEGEVYIRVVDNETGCASVTSIEIHTNLLLTGTDIKEFSLCDEGNDGIEGFDLANIALDIINNLEDVTIDFYTSLENQSNGVGALSQNVEFVPSSNPQTLYITLTSPICTEIAEIELIIYPVIEVESIGSQIVCDEDQDGFTALNLNQFNSAITNGEPGFNVKYFTDEDDANNNSGAVPSNYTNTTNPQVFYYRARLNETGCASVQSFEITVLEAPISEAPEGIIICDQDQDGIAVVNLNAKISEVISDTTNRNVTFHTSVSDGEAGTNAISNPSFFSAMTQVITIRVENTNTGCYSLENLDIIVNTLPVINPISVYKFCEEGDDGFGEFIFQSQDADILGGQSGKQVFYYENAQNAENDVDAIDKTQVYENLSNPQTIYVRVENITDATCYTTASFTIRVGTNPEFNEATDIFVCDDISNDGSVVFDLSIQMGEITNGISDIEDVTFHTSELDAINNVDAIPMTFENTVNPQQIYARINNGSICESYTSFVLSVIAAPDVNIPEGLDQCDVDYDGIAQFDLTLSEFDILDVRQDNIDIAYYESEADAVLEEDEITNTSNYTNLSNPQTVFVRVANTISNCFVTVPLELNVNLPPAINFINNFQICDNADAITDLTAINDALLIQTENVVVTYYASEEDARDQSNALDNNYNYQTSNDVLVARVQFSTTGCFIIHDFNLKVNPLPIANQPTDLETCDDDFDGFLVFDLTQQEAQILGTQDPNDFTVTYYNDLVFAQDDVNRVNPTYEAMDNDVIYARVENDITGCYDITQFTIFVHPKAIVDIQDQVICLDNLPLVVSANTNFTGDTYLWSTNETTPEIEITEVGTYSVKVTTAFGCETIRVFSVSESEAANIEFTEVIDFSDPNNVTVTVSGIGNYLYQIDDDEPQESNFFESVPLGYHTLTVIDLNGCSEITKEILVIDAPKFMTPNGDQYFDTWHITGVETLPGTIVYIYDRYGKLLKQLSSSSEGWDGTYNGQDMPSSDYWWVAQVKKGTIEFEAQGHFTIRR